The window TTCACGCCAACGCGGGCGATCGCATTCGCATCGAGACGCCCGGCGGCGGGGGATGGGGGCAAGAAAGTAAAAAGGCAAAAATAAGAAATAGGGTACCCGGCACCCCAAGTCGATCAAGTCGACATCCTCCATTCATCCAAGACCGTTTCAATTTTGTCTCTCACTCTGTCGCGCGCAAGCTGCCGATCATCGTGCTTGAACAGTAGCTCATCATAGTCGGTGTACGCGTGCCGCACGTGAGCTCGAACTGCGAGGAACACAGCGTCGGGCTCGAACGACTTTGCCGCAGCGGAACGGCCGACTCGTCCGCTGTGCTTCAAACAAGCGTGCTCTGCGATCTTGATATCCGCCCCGGAAGGGATGCTTGGAAACTGTTCGCGAATCGCCTGAGCAAACTCGGCTACGTATTTGCGATCGAGACTCTCACGGCGCACCGCTTCTCTCTCGCGACGCCTGGCGCGCTCTTCGGAGTCGGCCTCCGACTCGGCCAGCGCGCGCTCGATGGCTTCTGGCTCGGCAAGGATTCCTTGACGCTCATAGCGCTTGCGGCTGCGAGACCACTCGACCACGACAGCCCAGAGCTTTGAATACTTTGTCGATCTTCGCGTTATTGCCGCGTCACCTCGCGGCAGGAACTCGAGATGATCCAGATCCGCGCACTCCAAACACAGCGCACCTTTCTCACCTTGAAGCCGGATCAGATTTCCCTTAAGCAGATCCCTTCCGCACTCCCCGCAGGTTGAGGAGGTGCGGCGCAATATGAACACGACCAGATCTTCGCGCTTTTCGACGCCAGGCATGCGGGCATTTTGCACCGACACGAAGAGGTTTTCAACATAACTGTGGCTTGGCCCAGTCGCGCCAATGTCAGCTTGCTTGTCACCATCTGACGGCCGCTGATAAGATTCCCGCGCAATGTCCGAAGAAATCCGAGAGCGGCTCGCGCGAGTTCGTGATCAGATCGCGCGAGCAGCTGAACGCGCCGGCCGAAGCGCCGAAGACATAACCCTCATCGCCGTCTCCAAGACATTCGATCCAGCGACCGTGCAGCAGGCGGTGCTTGCAGGCGCGAGCGACCTCGGCGAGAACCGCGTGCAAGAGGGCATCTCGAAAGCTGCGATGATCAAGGGAGACGTCCGGTGGCATCTAATAGGCCATTTGCAGTCGAACAAGGCCCGGCAAGCAGTTGAGACCTTCGATGTGATTCATACGATTGATAGCGGCCAGTTGGCCGAGCGGCTCGACCGAATCGCAGGCGAGATGGGGCTAAGGCCCGTGGTGCTTGCGCAGGTCGATCTCGCACACGAGTCGACTAAGTCGGGCGCTGACGAAGGCGAGTTGCCGGCAATCATCGAAGCTCTGGATTCAGCTAGTCACCTCGAGTTCCGCGGACTGATGACATTGCCGCCTTTTTTCGATTCGCCCGAGCAGACGCGACCTTACTTTCGAAGACTGCGCGAGATAATGGAAGGCATGAACCGGGGTCGCCGGCCGGAGCAAAGGCTGACCGAACTGTCGATGGGAATGAGCCACGACTTTGAGGAAGCGATCGAGGAAGGCGCGACGATGGTTCGAGTCGGCACTGCGATTTTTGGATCACGGGAATGACAGAAGGCAGAAGACAGAAAGCAGAAGGCAGGAGGGAGTAGGCAGGAGGGAGAATGCAGAAGGCAGAAGGCAGAAAGCAGAATGCAGAGGGCAGAATGCAGTTGCACGCCGCGGGTCGGCAAACTGTCCTCTGCCTTCTGCCTTCTGCCTTCTGCCTTCTGCCTTCTCCCTCCTGCCTTCTGCCTTCTAACTACTGAGGAGTGAGATTGAATCTAATCGTACTTGCGTTATACGGTATATCACTGGTTGTCTTCTGGGGGACGATTGCCGTCGCCTCGCTTTTATTCCTGCGAGTGCTGCTGACATGGCTGGGAGCGAATCCGTTCGGGCGAATCCCTTATCACCTGACGCGCATAACCGAGCCGCTGGTTCGTCCGGCACGGGCTCAATTCGGCGGCGGCCGCTACCTGCGCTATGATTTGATCCCGCTCGTGATGGGCGTGCTGATTCTAGTCACAGGCTTGTTCATCTCCGGCACGATCGGACAGCTTGGCAGCATTCTTGGCGCTATCGGAAGGAACACTCAGTTGGGCGCAATAGCGTCGAGCGGGATGGTGGGCGAGCTGATAAGGCTGGTGGGACTCCTCTATGTTGTGGCGATTTTCTTAAGGTTATTCCTGCCATTCTTCGGCGTTGGCTATAGGAACAAATCGTTTCATTTCCTGTTCGTAATCACCGAACCGTTACTTAAGCCGCTTCGCCGAATTTTCGTCGCAGGCATGTTTGATTTTTCACCGATCGTAGCTATGTTCCTTGTGCAGATTCTCACCGGCTTCCTGGCAGAGCTGGTAGGCCGATCAAGTTGGTGAGACGGTGCTCGAACTCAATGAAAAAGATGGCGCGGTCACTATCAAGTTAAGAGTTCAACCTCGCGCGCCACGAACTGAAATAGCCGGCGAGTACGCCGGCGGGCTAAAGTTGAAGGTCGCGGCGCCGCCCGTCGACGGCAAGGCGAACGAAGAATGCAGACGCTTCCTTGCAAAGCTGCTGAAGGTGAGCGCAACATCGGTTGAAATCATCTCGGGAGATTCATCGCGCGACAAGGTGATTCGCATTCGCGACATCAGCGCCCGGCGCGTTAATGAGGCGCTAGGGAGGTAGACTCAATGTCGGGACATTCAAAGTGGAGTTCGATCAAGCATAAGAAGGGAGCGCTTGACGCCAAGCGCGGCAGGGCTTTCTCGAAGCTGATAAAGGAATTGACAGTAGCGGCGAGAGGCGGCGGTGATCCTTTTGGCAATCCGCGGCTTCGCAAAGCGATGGACGACGCCAAAGCGCTCAACATGCCCAAGGACACAATGATGAATGCGGTCAAACGTGGCACCGGCGAGATCGCGGGCGCAGCCATCGAGGACATTACCTATGAGGGCTACGGGCCCGGCGGTGTTGCCGTCTTTGTCGAGTGCCAGACTGACAATCGCGTTCGCACGGTCGCCGAGGTTCGGCACATCTTCTCGAAGAACGGCGGCAACCTCGGCGAGTCGGGCTCGGTCGCGTGGATGTTTCAGAAGAAGGGCGCGATCATCATCGAAAAGAACGCGGCCGACGAAGAGAAGATGATGGAACTTGCGCTCGAAGCCGGCGCCGAAGATGTTGCGGGCGATGAAGAGGCCTGGGAAGTCATCACCTCGCCTGAGGACTTCAACGCGGTGCTCGATGCTATCAAAGCCGCCGGCCTCGAGCCGATTTCATCAGACGTCATGATGCGTCCGGCAAACTCCGTTCAAGTCACCGGCTCCACGGCTCAGCAGGTTCTCCGCTTGATGGAAGCGCTCGAAGACAACGACGATGTCTCGAACGTTGCAGCCAACTTCGACATACCGGCGGAGGAGATGGAGGCGGCGGGTTGACTTCCAATTTCGGCAATGAGCCTGTATCACGACGCTCGTTCGCGGCAAAGGGAACTCTCCTGCGCGTGATGGGCGTTGATCCCGGGAGCGATACGACGGGCTATGGCGTCATTGAAAGTGACGGGCGCAGCTACGAGCTGATTGAATACGCGGGCATACGCGCGCCGGCCAGGCTGGCATTCGCCGAACGGCTGCTGGTCATCAGCGAGAAGCTGGAAGAAGTAATCGCGCGGCTTATGCCTCAGGCCTGCGCCGTTGAAGAGACGTTCTATGCCGTCAACGTGAATACGGCGCTCAAGCTCGGCCACGTGCGCGGAGTGGTCTTGCTGGCGGCCGCGCGGGCGGGAGTCGAGGTGTTTGAGTACTCGCCGCTCGAGATAAAGTCGGCTCTTGTCGGCTACGGGCGCGCCGAAAAGCAACAGGTGCAGGAGATGGTGCGCTTGCTTCTGAAGTTGGAGCAGCCGCCTCGCCCGCTCGACGCGTCCGATGCGCTGGCAACGGCGATCTGCCACGCAAACACGGCTTCGACCGCGGCACGGTTTAGCCCTATTGAGCGCGGCGCACACCGGTAGTAATATAAGCTTGTCAACAGGGCCAGGTGGCTTCCCCGAGGCAGGTTGCGAACGGCGAGCGCTTTCGGAACCATCCAGTTCCTAAAGCGCGATCAGTAGCACCGCCGGCAGGCCCTCAAAGGTAGAGCGCCCACTTTATGGATTGATGCTGGAACCATGACGGACCTCTACGGCATTCTTGGACTAACTCCTCGCGCGACCTCCGACGAAATCAAGTCGGCTTATCGAAGGCTGGCGCGCAAATATCATCCGGACGTTTCCGCTTCGCCCGATTCCGCCGCGCGCTTTGTGCGCATCAACCGCGCCTATCAAGTGCTGAGCGATCCGCGGCGGCGCGCGGCTTACGACAGCGGTCAATACTTCGACGCTCAACGCACTTTCTATGCGTCTCGCCAGGCTGAAGTCGTAGCCATGCAGCGTCACTTTGACCGCCTCGTCGACGAGTGGCTGGCGCGAGAGCGACAAGAAACTGCGGCTCGTTCCCACGCGGTGTTGATCGTCGTGCCGCTGTTTCTGTCGGCGTTCTATGTGATGGTTTCGAAAGCGAAGATGATCGAAGAATCGCGGCTGGTCGGTAGAATGGTAATCCTTGCCTTGGCGCTCTACGGTCTTGTTTACCTTGTGAAGAACCTCGCAGTCGTGCTGTCGCGCTATACCTATCACATCCCTGATCATCTCACGTCGGTGTTTCGCGAACAGGAAGTGCCGAAGGACAAATCTATCAGCCGGAGAGCCGGGTTGATCTTCCTGGTGTGCGGGTATCTGGTGTCGATAGGGCTGGGCTACGTCGTGAGCAAGTTCGTGCCGGGACACTACGGCGCAGCGGTGAGCTTGAGCACGCTGCTGGGCGCGTTTGTCTACCCGCCGATTGTGGTGCTGATCATTGGAAGTATACGACGTATCGGTGGGCTGCTGGATCGCTCGTGAAGGTAGTCCGTAGTCCGTAGTCCGTAGCTCGGAGATGTCAACTAAACGACGGACTACGGACTACTGACTACTTCTTAAAAATCCTCTTCGCGATGCTGCCGACATCCGATTTCCAGATGCTGCCGCCGTTGGCGGCCTTGCTCTTGGCGGCGCCGGAACCAATCTCGCGCTTCGCCGCCCTGTTATCGGGGTCTAGCTGGAGAGCCTCACGAAAGTAGTTTTCAGCTTTCTTAGACAGGCCCGCTTCCTTGTATAGCATCCCAAGCTTCACGCGAATCTGCGCATTGTAAGGCTCCAGCTCGGCCGCTCTGGCTAAGTGTTGTTCTGCATCGCGACGGGTCCGCGGATTGCGAATCAGAGCGATGCCAAGATGATAGTGGTAGGCAGCGCGACTCGAGTCCAGCTTGATTGCTTCACGAAGCAGATGAACTGCTGCGTGGTATTCCTTTCTCTCGAAACGCGCTCGTCCTTGCTGGTAGTAGAACTCGGCCCTTTGTGCGGGAGGAAGCTGAGGACCACCGCCCAGATTAGGAATCGGCTCGGCCGCGGCCGATTCACCATGAGTTTTCGGTGGGAGAGTCTTAGCTGAGGAATCGGTGCTGCCCGGTTGCCCGTTCGACGGCTTGAGGTCGCCGCTCTGAGCGCGCTCTTCATCAGACGCGCGAGGCTCGCTCACGACCGGCTCAGGATTGGACCCAGTCGAAGGCGGAGTTCTGGGCTGACTCTGGGGAAGCGAGGCCGATCCTCTTCTTATCTTCTCGTCATAGCCAGCACGCTGCGCCGGCTGGCTCAACGTGTCATAGGCGTGCGTGATTGACGCGAACAGGGCTTCGAGTTTGTTTCGCAGATCGCCGCTGTCGCGCTGATGATAACGGTCAGGGTGATACTTCTTGGCCAGATGATAGTAAGCGGCCTTGATCTCGGCGGTGGTGGCTTGCCGGGTCACACCCAGTAGGTCGTAATAGTCGGCCGAAGTTGAAAAGTGAAGCTTGCGAACGACTTCTTCGCGCAAACGTTCCAGCGAATCGTCAGCCTCACGGGCGGCGGATTGATCTTCGTCTTCTTTGTCGCGATCAAGAAGCTTCAAGAAACCAGCGGCGACCAGCGCGCAAACCGCGCGGTGGGCGTCGGCGTCTCCAAGTCCGCTCAGCGCCCCCACCTCACTCACCGCCGTGGGGGATTCGATGCGCGAGAGTATGTAGCTCTCCAAAGGGATCAAACTGCCCGTATCGGCACGCGGACCACTGGCCTTCGATCTGAGGACTACTGCGTCCTCGGGAACAAGTGCATCAGCAACCTGCGGAATTTCCGCGGCGTGACGCGCGCCTTGAAGCAAGACGTCCGCGGCGGTCAGCCCGAGCGTCACTTCGTGCGCCGCGCGGATTCGCTCGTCAAACGAGTAGTCTCCCTGCGTCCACTCGAAAACCGACATAATTATTTCCATTACCTGCTCGGAGACCAGCTTGCGCATTTGTCCGTCTTCGAGCACCCCCATCTCGACAAGCGCAGGGCCCAGACGGTGAGCCTTGCCGGCAAGCTCTTTGGCCCGCTCGACCTGTTCTGCGGTCGCAAGCTCTTCCTTCATCAACTTGAAGTCGAGTTGCTCGTTTGTAAGATTGCTGATGGCGAATGTGGGCGCGCCAGATTCGAAAAAGACTGCTTTGATCGCCTTACCACGCGACAACCGGAGCAATCCGCTTGAGTTCTTCTGGGCTATCTCGCGTATGAGATCGGGAACAAGTTTTTCGCCTAGTTGTCCTTGCACCGGAGCTTCCTGTGAGGCGGTGGGCTACGGGAGCGGTAGCCGCGGGTGGAGATATAAGGGCAAGTCGGGAGCGGTACTGGCACATTGTAGATGGAATGCATGTGAGAGGCAATAGTCTTCCGTGTCTCGAAAATCTGACGCGCACCCTTGAAACCGGGTGAAACCTTGACATGCCTCACTTCAATCGGTTAGCTTGTAACGTTGCTTCGATCGAAAAATTCGCAACAGG is drawn from Acidobacteriota bacterium and contains these coding sequences:
- a CDS encoding DUF167 domain-containing protein is translated as MLELNEKDGAVTIKLRVQPRAPRTEIAGEYAGGLKLKVAAPPVDGKANEECRRFLAKLLKVSATSVEIISGDSSRDKVIRIRDISARRVNEALGR
- a CDS encoding YggT family protein, with product MNLIVLALYGISLVVFWGTIAVASLLFLRVLLTWLGANPFGRIPYHLTRITEPLVRPARAQFGGGRYLRYDLIPLVMGVLILVTGLFISGTIGQLGSILGAIGRNTQLGAIASSGMVGELIRLVGLLYVVAIFLRLFLPFFGVGYRNKSFHFLFVITEPLLKPLRRIFVAGMFDFSPIVAMFLVQILTGFLAELVGRSSW
- a CDS encoding YggS family pyridoxal phosphate-dependent enzyme, with translation MSEEIRERLARVRDQIARAAERAGRSAEDITLIAVSKTFDPATVQQAVLAGASDLGENRVQEGISKAAMIKGDVRWHLIGHLQSNKARQAVETFDVIHTIDSGQLAERLDRIAGEMGLRPVVLAQVDLAHESTKSGADEGELPAIIEALDSASHLEFRGLMTLPPFFDSPEQTRPYFRRLREIMEGMNRGRRPEQRLTELSMGMSHDFEEAIEEGATMVRVGTAIFGSRE
- a CDS encoding DnaJ domain-containing protein codes for the protein MQGQLGEKLVPDLIREIAQKNSSGLLRLSRGKAIKAVFFESGAPTFAISNLTNEQLDFKLMKEELATAEQVERAKELAGKAHRLGPALVEMGVLEDGQMRKLVSEQVMEIIMSVFEWTQGDYSFDERIRAAHEVTLGLTAADVLLQGARHAAEIPQVADALVPEDAVVLRSKASGPRADTGSLIPLESYILSRIESPTAVSEVGALSGLGDADAHRAVCALVAAGFLKLLDRDKEDEDQSAAREADDSLERLREEVVRKLHFSTSADYYDLLGVTRQATTAEIKAAYYHLAKKYHPDRYHQRDSGDLRNKLEALFASITHAYDTLSQPAQRAGYDEKIRRGSASLPQSQPRTPPSTGSNPEPVVSEPRASDEERAQSGDLKPSNGQPGSTDSSAKTLPPKTHGESAAAEPIPNLGGGPQLPPAQRAEFYYQQGRARFERKEYHAAVHLLREAIKLDSSRAAYHYHLGIALIRNPRTRRDAEQHLARAAELEPYNAQIRVKLGMLYKEAGLSKKAENYFREALQLDPDNRAAKREIGSGAAKSKAANGGSIWKSDVGSIAKRIFKK
- a CDS encoding YebC/PmpR family DNA-binding transcriptional regulator, which translates into the protein MSGHSKWSSIKHKKGALDAKRGRAFSKLIKELTVAARGGGDPFGNPRLRKAMDDAKALNMPKDTMMNAVKRGTGEIAGAAIEDITYEGYGPGGVAVFVECQTDNRVRTVAEVRHIFSKNGGNLGESGSVAWMFQKKGAIIIEKNAADEEKMMELALEAGAEDVAGDEEAWEVITSPEDFNAVLDAIKAAGLEPISSDVMMRPANSVQVTGSTAQQVLRLMEALEDNDDVSNVAANFDIPAEEMEAAG
- a CDS encoding DUF2293 domain-containing protein, giving the protein MSVQNARMPGVEKREDLVVFILRRTSSTCGECGRDLLKGNLIRLQGEKGALCLECADLDHLEFLPRGDAAITRRSTKYSKLWAVVVEWSRSRKRYERQGILAEPEAIERALAESEADSEERARRREREAVRRESLDRKYVAEFAQAIREQFPSIPSGADIKIAEHACLKHSGRVGRSAAAKSFEPDAVFLAVRAHVRHAYTDYDELLFKHDDRQLARDRVRDKIETVLDEWRMST
- a CDS encoding J domain-containing protein, with translation MTDLYGILGLTPRATSDEIKSAYRRLARKYHPDVSASPDSAARFVRINRAYQVLSDPRRRAAYDSGQYFDAQRTFYASRQAEVVAMQRHFDRLVDEWLARERQETAARSHAVLIVVPLFLSAFYVMVSKAKMIEESRLVGRMVILALALYGLVYLVKNLAVVLSRYTYHIPDHLTSVFREQEVPKDKSISRRAGLIFLVCGYLVSIGLGYVVSKFVPGHYGAAVSLSTLLGAFVYPPIVVLIIGSIRRIGGLLDRS
- the ruvC gene encoding crossover junction endodeoxyribonuclease RuvC → MRVMGVDPGSDTTGYGVIESDGRSYELIEYAGIRAPARLAFAERLLVISEKLEEVIARLMPQACAVEETFYAVNVNTALKLGHVRGVVLLAAARAGVEVFEYSPLEIKSALVGYGRAEKQQVQEMVRLLLKLEQPPRPLDASDALATAICHANTASTAARFSPIERGAHR